The following coding sequences are from one Lipingzhangella halophila window:
- a CDS encoding DUF6221 family protein — MTIVEFLEERLGEDEWNAYRGSFPARRDRDRALADIQAKRRIVAGYQEAYRACTSVVATQARAAGHGPAKPDPADADGTLSALWAWREALKHLASVYSDHPDYDRAWEA, encoded by the coding sequence TTGACCATTGTCGAATTCCTCGAGGAGCGCCTCGGGGAGGACGAGTGGAACGCCTATCGCGGCAGCTTTCCGGCGCGCCGCGACCGCGATCGTGCGCTCGCCGACATCCAGGCGAAACGGCGCATCGTCGCCGGCTACCAGGAGGCGTATCGCGCTTGCACGTCGGTGGTGGCCACTCAGGCCAGGGCGGCCGGACACGGTCCGGCGAAGCCGGACCCCGCCGATGCCGACGGCACGCTCTCGGCGCTCTGGGCCTGGCGCGAGGCGTTGAAGCATCTGGCTTCGGTGTACTCCGACCACCCCGACTACGACCGGGCTTGGGAGGCCTGA
- a CDS encoding zinc-binding dehydrogenase codes for MTTTVKAAIFSGRGEAPRVGDVTLPDPGPGQVRVRLSAAGACHSDLSLSNGTLPQPMPAVLGHEGAGTVEAVGSDVGDVRPGQRVVLNWAPPCRSCWFCGNGEPHLCERSSEAAQRPYAELSDGTPVYAGLGTGAFAEATVVSANAVVPLPDGIDSGAAALLGCAALTGWGAVAKSAAVRAGESVAVIGLGGVGLATLQAARLAGADPVIAVDLSPAKEELARELGATHFLLSDDNLAKEVRGLTGGRGADHAFEVVGASATIRAAWGLTRRGGTTTVVGVGANDDMVSFAALELFYLARTLRGCVYGSSDPARDIPVLAAHVRDGDIDLAAMVTDEIGLDDVPAAFQRMRDGKGGRSLIRFD; via the coding sequence ATGACCACGACCGTCAAGGCCGCGATCTTCAGCGGACGCGGGGAGGCGCCGCGCGTCGGCGATGTGACCCTGCCCGACCCGGGGCCGGGGCAGGTGCGCGTCCGCCTGTCCGCAGCTGGGGCCTGCCACTCCGACCTGTCCCTGTCCAATGGCACGCTCCCGCAGCCGATGCCGGCGGTACTCGGGCACGAGGGAGCGGGCACGGTCGAGGCGGTCGGCTCCGATGTCGGCGACGTACGGCCGGGGCAGCGAGTGGTGCTCAACTGGGCGCCGCCGTGCCGTTCCTGCTGGTTCTGCGGCAACGGCGAGCCCCACCTGTGCGAGCGCTCCTCGGAGGCCGCCCAGCGCCCCTACGCGGAGCTGTCCGACGGGACACCGGTCTACGCGGGCCTGGGAACCGGTGCGTTCGCCGAAGCAACAGTCGTTTCCGCGAACGCCGTCGTCCCGCTGCCCGACGGCATCGACTCCGGCGCCGCCGCGCTCCTGGGCTGCGCGGCGCTGACCGGCTGGGGCGCCGTCGCCAAGTCCGCAGCGGTCCGCGCGGGAGAGTCGGTCGCCGTCATAGGGCTGGGCGGGGTCGGGCTCGCGACCCTGCAGGCCGCGCGCCTCGCCGGCGCGGATCCGGTGATCGCCGTCGACCTCTCCCCCGCAAAGGAGGAGCTGGCGCGTGAGCTGGGGGCGACCCACTTCCTGCTCTCGGACGACAATCTGGCCAAGGAGGTCCGCGGGCTCACGGGCGGGCGCGGCGCCGACCACGCCTTCGAGGTCGTCGGAGCCTCGGCCACCATCCGCGCCGCCTGGGGGCTGACCCGGCGCGGCGGCACCACGACCGTGGTCGGGGTCGGCGCGAACGACGACATGGTCAGCTTCGCCGCCCTTGAGCTCTTCTACCTCGCCCGCACCCTGCGCGGCTGCGTGTACGGGTCGTCCGACCCGGCCCGCGACATCCCCGTCCTCGCGGCACACGTGCGCGACGGTGACATCGACCTCGCGGCCATGGTGACCGACGAGATCGGCCTCGACGACGTTCCCGCTGCGTTCCAGCGGATGCGCGACGGCAAGGGAGGGCGTTCGCTGATCCGCTTCGACTGA
- a CDS encoding class I adenylate-forming enzyme family protein: MTDAESPRPLRSLTAVTNRLLTRGSPFEMDVVEIRGTPTRVWSHAPASLRACLETSLEHGDAPALVYGEESISHADYYRTAATLAHRLVDEYGIREGDRVAVAMRNYPEWVIAFFATASIGAIAVPLNSWWTGSELRFGLTDSGSKLLVADGERLDRLADVLPELSIPSIAVRTESALPENSRSWHEVIGQVSPGVRLPEAAPDPDGPATIFYTSGTTGLPKGAVGSHRNMIQNIVTGEYSRARTFMRLGLELSEYQAYVDALPTPSILCVLPLFHATGAQSIMLPILYRGGALVLMYKWDTEEALRLIERERITSITAVPAMITQLMASPNLSEYDLSSLLALSSGGAPAPPAMASRVRGNLNDVLIGQGYGLTECSAAAVTNGGPDYQIRPESCGLPAPPVDVKVVDPVGTELPPGSVGEVWLNGPGVVIGYWERPEATAEAFADGWLRTGDLGYLDDEGFLYIVDRAKDMIIRGGENVYCAEVEAAIHEHPAVAEVAVTGVPHEVYGEEVGAVVHTLPEQFLDADELRSYLEPRIAAFKIPAHIQITKDDLPRNAAGKLLKKQIKREHGWLGEE, translated from the coding sequence ATGACGGATGCGGAGAGTCCACGCCCCCTACGTTCGCTGACAGCGGTGACCAACCGGCTTCTCACCCGCGGCAGCCCTTTCGAGATGGACGTGGTCGAGATCCGCGGAACACCCACCCGGGTCTGGAGTCACGCCCCGGCCAGCCTGCGCGCCTGCCTGGAGACCAGCCTGGAGCACGGGGACGCCCCCGCTCTGGTCTACGGCGAGGAGAGCATCTCACACGCCGACTACTACCGGACCGCGGCGACCCTGGCCCACCGCCTTGTCGACGAGTACGGGATCCGCGAAGGCGACCGGGTCGCGGTGGCCATGCGGAACTATCCCGAGTGGGTGATCGCGTTCTTCGCCACGGCCAGCATCGGGGCGATCGCGGTACCGCTCAACTCGTGGTGGACCGGGAGCGAGTTGCGGTTCGGCCTGACCGACAGCGGTTCGAAGCTGCTCGTCGCCGACGGCGAGCGACTCGATCGCCTGGCCGACGTGCTGCCCGAGCTGTCGATTCCGAGCATCGCCGTGCGCACGGAGTCCGCACTGCCGGAGAACTCGCGGTCGTGGCACGAGGTAATCGGACAGGTCTCCCCCGGCGTTCGGCTCCCGGAGGCCGCCCCGGATCCGGACGGCCCGGCGACCATCTTCTACACCTCGGGAACCACCGGCCTGCCCAAGGGCGCGGTCGGCTCGCACCGCAACATGATCCAGAACATCGTGACCGGTGAGTACAGCCGCGCCCGCACCTTCATGCGGCTCGGGCTGGAGCTGTCCGAGTACCAGGCGTACGTGGACGCACTTCCCACCCCCTCGATTCTGTGCGTGCTGCCGTTGTTCCACGCCACCGGCGCCCAGTCGATCATGCTGCCCATCCTGTACAGGGGCGGCGCCCTGGTCCTGATGTACAAGTGGGACACCGAGGAGGCCCTGCGGCTGATCGAGCGGGAGCGCATCACCTCGATCACCGCCGTGCCCGCGATGATCACTCAGCTCATGGCCTCGCCCAACCTCTCCGAGTACGACCTGTCCAGTCTCCTGGCGCTGAGCAGCGGCGGGGCGCCCGCGCCGCCCGCCATGGCCTCGCGGGTCCGCGGGAACCTGAACGACGTGCTGATCGGCCAGGGATACGGGCTGACCGAGTGTTCCGCCGCGGCCGTGACCAACGGCGGGCCCGACTACCAGATCCGTCCGGAGAGCTGCGGGCTGCCGGCACCCCCCGTCGACGTCAAGGTCGTCGACCCGGTGGGAACCGAGCTGCCACCGGGCAGTGTGGGTGAGGTCTGGCTGAACGGCCCCGGGGTGGTCATCGGCTACTGGGAGCGGCCCGAGGCCACCGCGGAGGCGTTCGCGGACGGCTGGCTGCGCACGGGCGACCTGGGGTATCTGGACGACGAGGGCTTCCTCTACATCGTCGACCGCGCGAAGGACATGATCATCCGCGGCGGCGAGAACGTCTACTGCGCAGAGGTCGAGGCCGCGATCCACGAGCACCCCGCTGTGGCCGAGGTCGCCGTGACCGGCGTCCCGCACGAGGTGTACGGGGAGGAGGTCGGGGCGGTGGTGCACACGCTGCCCGAGCAGTTCCTGGACGCCGACGAGCTGCGAAGCTACCTGGAGCCACGGATCGCGGCGTTCAAGATTCCCGCGCACATCCAGATCACCAAGGACGACCTGCCGCGCAACGCGGCCGGAAAGC